The Prunus dulcis chromosome 3, ALMONDv2, whole genome shotgun sequence genome segment ACTAATGTAGCTGGCGGAGCTGCGCCGTTACCGTTGCATGAGACTTGGCCAGAGCCACAATCTGCTGTGGCACAAGTGAACTTTCCTGACGCGTCCGTGGAGCACCTGGTTCGGCCAAAGAAGCGACCGGACCATGGGGACGGAGCGTCCACAGAGCGGCTAATTCCGGTTGCTAACTCGAACCCAGTGAGTGATAATTGAGGTTTTTGGTCACCGGTTAGTGTTCCTGGCCAGACAGTGTAGGAACATTTGTTTGTGAAAGTGATTTTAGCTGCATGTGCACCTGCATATTCAAGAACGTGATCATAAGAATACAGATTACAGAGacaattgtaaaaataaactGTTGATCGATATCTGATCGACTaacaaaaattgtaaaatattatacctGAGAAGAAGAGGATGGCCAAGGTGGTGAGGCCGAGGAGAGCTGCTTGgctcttcatcatcatcatggaAATGTCTTAATTGGCTAGCTGTTGCTGATAAACTTAATTAACTTGTAACTTGGTGAGGAGGATGATGATAAACTTGGGTGCGAGGGGGCGCTTTATATAGGGCTTGTAGCGTGCCTAACTTTTGAACTTTTCTTGCTATTTTGATTACGGGTCTAAGCTGCCATGGTAACACGTAAACAGGACCCTAAGGAAACTaacaaattaatcataatatTTGGTCCTAGATATCGTCATTGACCGCGATGTAGTTCCCTGTTTACATTAtcccaaaaaatatatattacagaaaaatcaaattcaatctagaaaaattaaagtcaTCATATGAGCCTGTAATTAAGTGTTGAATAAGTGAAatggaaaaatatatatttacaaaGGTTAACTTAGTCACAGACTCACATATAAACTGAAAACATGATAACTATTAGATAGTCTCTAGTCACGTGTTtacattaataaaaaaagtaactAAAAGATCTTTTAGAGGCGAATAGGGTCTAGTCCAATAGAAAATGACATTGACTTGCAGACGAGTGGTATCACGTTCGGAtcccatgaagaaaaaaacaaaaacgtcTAGAGAGATTTGGATTAAACCCAAACATTAGATTATAGGTCATCAACActaaactatttttatttaatgagtatttcaaacctttaattaatgctaaatattttttattttttaatagagatggaccaattaaaaaaaagttatgcCATTTATGACTCCCTAAACTAGAGAGAATGATTGTGGATGCTTCTAGTCACAGACTCACATGTAAACGGAAACGTGATTATTATTAGATGGTCTATAATTACATgtatacaaattaataaagaaGTAACTAAAAGATGTTTTAGAGGCCAATAAAGTTTAGCCTAgtaaaaaatgacattaacTTGCATTCGAGTGGTGTAACACTGAAATCcccatagaaaaaaaaaacaaaaacttctAGAGAGACTTTGTTTAAACCCACACATTTTGATGATAGGTCATCAACACTAGGGAACGGGTCATAAACGCTTAGTCCCTGTTTACATATCATAGGTTTATTTGTAACAGCTGGTACTTTGAATATTGGCACTAGTACATATTACTTgccaacattaaaaataaaaaaaataaaaaataaaagtactaGATATTAATTTAGATAATGAAACCCAAGAAATGTCAAAGTAGCAATACTGGGAGAATTGGAAGACGGCCAACCACATCAAATTAAAACGTCGATTAAGAACATTCGTGATTTTGAGAAACAGTCCATACACAACTAGGCGCGCGCCACGTAACCATTTTCATAGCGTGATTGATGGGGCGGGCTGCCGTGAAGGAGGAGAAGATGCTGGAAGCTGAGTACAATTAATGAGGGAGAAAAGTAAAACAAGGAAGGAAAACTAGTATTTcccttcaaatttttatttttattttttattttatgacatCCCAAGTAACCTTTATTGTCAGCTTCAATTTTCCTCGTCCCATCCATTCATaggattttttgtttgtttatcttttatttcGAACTGATTATGCTTACGTAAAATTACTTCGAAGGATAAGTACAATGACAGTTTAATACGTGtctaaaagttttttttttgttttttatattttatgaattattttgaCACGTATATCAAACGTAATTTCCAAATATCTTCTTCCAGAAAAGACCATTTCCAAAAccattatttttatatctttcTTCAAAAGACAACTCCCAATATCGTGAAGTCATTGAACGACTTGATTATTCTAGTGTTTTTTTGGCATTACCATTCTCTTGTATTTATTTCATCAAAATTAGATGTCTTAAAAGCTTATGACTagtctaattttatttttccaaagatCTACCAATAAGATTCAAAATAACCATATGCTGTCTACAAAATAACAGAGTACGATACAGAAAATGTTCGGAATGATGTCGTAAAGACAAACAATGTGCCTCCTTGCTGATGTGAAATCAGCTCATCCGTCTGTTAAATTTATACTCTGAATGATTCAGGCCCCCTGATAACCTTCAGATAAGAAAATAACCTCAAATAATTCTTCATGCATTCACTTCGGGTCTATCCTTCCTTTTTCCCCTACGTGGATCATTAACATCCTGTTGTTGCTGTTCAGCCTTCTTCTGAGCTCGGACCATGGCTCGTCTTGTACGGGGTCGCATTTCCCTAACTTGCCGAGGGGGCATCAGATACGGTTCAAGGGGCCGATCACCAAAGGGGTGTTCACCACCAACAAATATCCTCAGCTTTCTATCTCTATCCTGCATCCAAATGAAAGGAAAGCTGTAAGATAACTTGCTAGACCAGCAAATAATTGTATGCATTTGCTAGGTCAGAGTTGGAAGGATCCTGCAAGTGGAGTAACTGCAATCTAGTAAGGTCCTCTCTAGCTTGGGCAACCTTAGAGTTGATGCTACCATAGTGTTATAAACTAAAACATAACAGACAAGAAAAGCTACTACTATAAAACTCACGTCACGCAATTTGTTCCTTGGGAGCATGCGTAATACAGCTTTGCGAATGACTTCCGTAGGGTCCTTGGCCATCTGATCCTTTAAAGTCCTTTCCTTGAGGTGACCTATATACCTACAGGCCATATATGATTCAACATCAAGACCAAAGACAAGGACGACTTTATTTAGAGGGTATTAGGAAACATCATGAATCAATTCTATTCATTTCCTTTGCTCATTCATATAATTATTGACTAAACTTGAGGATTCCCACAACTGAATTAAAAGACTAattttttgattaatttgttgtGGGGATAAGTTTAGAACTAAAATATAgacatataatattatattaaaggACTAGTTTGCTGATTTCAACGAATTTTAAGGGGACACACTTTCtcattaaaacaaaaaggttCAAAGCTATGAAGACTCTGTTGCACTATACTAATCATACAAGAAGATTTGAATGCTCTTATTTTCAAGAAGTTCCCCTTCATTGTACCACTGAAAACTTTTCACAAAAGTAATTCTAAAACTACTGCACTTACCCAGTATGCCAATGATAAACCTTATCGGTTAGTTTTCTCCCCGTGACACAAACATCCTTTGCGTTAAGCACGATGCACATATCACCATCATCTCGGTTTGGAGCATATGTTGGTTTATCCTTCCCTTGAATCACAGTTGATATTTGAGATGCTAGTCTTCCAAGAACCTAAAAAGAAGGGTACATAGCCATTATTTTTCTGCAAAGGTTGCTACTTCAAGTAATTGATATGCTAACAACTGAACGATGCAATTCCACCAAGTTCAGAATTCATCAAAAACTGGATCAAGAAGCCATTTGCTTCTGCATCCACCCTCTGCAAAtctaatttcataaaatttcaCTTATTCATCTCAATATTTGTAGCCCCAAGaaatattagaaaataaaGCACAAGGACCTGTGCTCAAAATTagttttgaaaacaaaaatgaaaaagtatcTCCTACCCCAACCCCTTCAATGCTACCATAAATAGTATAAAAACTATCAACAACAACCTGGCCTTTCGCATCGAATACTTTCCACCGCAACCCATCAAGATCAATACGCCTCAGGCCGGCAAGAGCTTTCTGTATGAATACCAAAGCATATATTCTGTTACTGATTGTGCACACTgagttaaagaaaaaaattctctCAGTACATTTCACAAACATCAAATAGGCTTTCGTTAATATACTAATTTAAGGCTCGGTGAGGTTTGAAAACAAACAATGGATGAGTTCTATAAGTATCGAGACTGGAATAGGCAGAGAAATTAACCATTAAAGATCATGAAAATTCAACAGATCAGTAGCATAAGAAGAAAACACTACCTTCAAGTTGCCATTAAAAGAGGTAGCTGCTTGGCTTGCCATTTCTCTCCGTTTTCTCTGACTTCAACTTTCTCACACGCTGATCATTCACCTGCAAAACCCTATCATAGATTGAGCCTACAAGCATAAAGCTGAAGAAGATTTAACAGGCCCATTGGGACAGGCAGTTGTTTCCTCTGACTTCATAACAGGTTGGTTCCATTGATTATGTCAGTTTCATGACTTGGCCCAGGCAGTTGTTCGCAAATATCCACTTTGCCCCAATCTTAAACAGGCCTATTGggcttttttataaaataaaaaaaaacacagttCCTGCAATCTTTACCCATAAATTTAAGCTAACAAATTACAAAGTTTCAAACTAATTTTAAATCTAATTTAAATGTCTTATATATCagccatattattttataaataattactCAAATTAAAGAGCTTAGATTATATTTGATATATACGGTTAGTTGACATAAAgctaacaaaaaagaaaaaaaaacaattctaCCATCTCACGTGTTTGTCCAATCTATCATCTTAAACTACAAGTCATAATGCTGCAAGGTCAAATACATGGCAAGTGGCATGctacaaaatcaatttaaTAACACTAGCATGTCTGAAGAATAGATCACATGAATTTAAGGGGTGCTGTTTTCAGCAAAGGAGGTGCTTTAAAATGAGTATAAAAAGGTTCTTTCAGTTCACAGTTACAACATTTTCCCATGAtttaaaaatgcaaaattttagaattagggctcgtttgggagtgattaTGGATAGGCCAATAATCACTTTAAGtggttttaagtgattttatggagAAGCACATGGGAGGTGCTTCTCCCCATAATTGATTTTGGCTTATCTAGTATCACCAAACGATCCCTAATGATTTTattatggagaagaagaattaaatactgaaacaacaaacaagaaactgcaTAATATACCAAGTTGTATTTCATCCATGTAAAATTTCAATCATGAAATTACTAATATATAACTCcaaattttcaagaaaaaatgtttcttcccttctttcttctttttcctcttttaaagtttcaaccataagGTCTGAAACTGTAGACCATCTATGCCAACAACGCCTtacaacataaataaataaataaaaaggacaAGAGTTGAATTTTGAATAGCCTGGAAGTGAATGCTTTATTAGATTTAAATCCCACAACAAAAATGCAATAGGATATATTCTTTTACAAgttaatatttgaaaatgtcAAGAAAAAGGAGACACGAGCCTCAAGTCACACAATGCACACATTTTAAAGAGTGAAAGCAATAACATAACTCTAGAAAAGCCAAAATATAGGCTGTAAATCTTTGACTGGCAGATCAAATGgaccaaaaaatttcagataataCATCTCTTGATGACTCATCAACTGAATGCTAGTTAGAAATATTGTTGTAGCCAAATTAATAGTTTCTGGTTGTAAATGTTATATCAGTTAGAGCGGTTTAGTAAGCCAGTTGAGGCTCTGTATCTATATAAGGACATGTGAAAATGTAACTAATCAATTAATCAGGATATCTAATTTATTAGCACCCACAGTCTCTCTAATCAATCTGTCAAAATTTTGCTACGACTAGATCTCCTTGGACACATACTAATAACCATCCATGATAAAATGGTTCCAGATAAAAGGGCATCTGTTTGGGAATGCATGAAAGTCGTTTTTCTATCATAAATCAGTCGTAcaaaaataatagtaataatttgacttcaaattcataattaaggtATCCGAAAACAAAATCGGCAAAGAGTCCATTGCTCTGCCTTTGTATGTGAGAAACAAAACCAGCACTTATCAA includes the following:
- the LOC117620759 gene encoding 50S ribosomal protein L13, which encodes MASQAATSFNGNLKKALAGLRRIDLDGLRWKVFDAKGQVLGRLASQISTVIQGKDKPTYAPNRDDGDMCIVLNAKDVCVTGRKLTDKVYHWHTGYIGHLKERTLKDQMAKDPTEVIRKAVLRMLPRNKLRDDRDRKLRIFVGGEHPFGDRPLEPYLMPPRQVREMRPRTRRAMVRAQKKAEQQQQDVNDPRRGKRKDRPEVNA